The genomic region AGATGTTGGAGAACTATGTGCTAAAAATACTGAGGCTGAAGTGTTGTGTAGCAGGATTGATGAAGTTTGCTCAAGAGTAAAGGATGTTCAAAAAACACCAAAACGCATAGCGTATTTTGTGTGGAGAAACCCGTTTATGGTTGCCGGAAATAATACCTATATAAATTCATTGCTGAATAAACTTGGATTTATAAATGTATTTGAAAACTATGAAGGACGATATCCAACAATCACATTTAAGGATTTAGAAAATGAAAATCCGGATGAAATATTCCTGTCATCAATTCCATTTCCATTTAATTCAATTCATGCTCAGGAATTTGAAATGCATTTTTCCGATATGAAAATAAGATTTGTTGATGGAGAAGTGTTCTCATATTTTGGATCGAGGATTGCAAAATCAGAGGAGTATTTGCTGTCAATGATCAAGTGAATTACAGGTCATTTTGGATTTTAATAGTATTCTAAAA from Bacteroidota bacterium harbors:
- a CDS encoding helical backbone metal receptor — protein: MERFVIDHLGRQLNVNYPPKRIISTVPSQTELLADLGLEKEVVGITRFCTYPEDWKKSKEIIGGTKRLDFNKISDLAPDLIIGNKEENVKPQVEKIAEKFPFWISDVQSFEDNQKLIRDVGELCAKNTEAEVLCSRIDEVCSRVKDVQKTPKRIAYFVWRNPFMVAGNNTYINSLLNKLGFINVFENYEGRYPTITFKDLENENPDEIFLSSIPFPFNSIHAQEFEMHFSDMKIRFVDGEVFSYFGSRIAKSEEYLLSMIK